Proteins encoded by one window of Lathyrus oleraceus cultivar Zhongwan6 chromosome 1, CAAS_Psat_ZW6_1.0, whole genome shotgun sequence:
- the LOC127115365 gene encoding LEAF RUST 10 DISEASE-RESISTANCE LOCUS RECEPTOR-LIKE PROTEIN KINASE-like 1.2, with protein sequence MNKYSSQISLTFYFINTFLLFPLLLSQFYGTADEMYTSCEPFNCGNFVNITYPFWNYNTQPSYCGHPKFMLDCQDGSLTMEIKYQKFHILRIDQASQILRIAREDIWDFISGDIELCPKHYTNVDIDFHFFNYTSNNKMYIMLYECGPLPDSYYSPSNQDNFEVTSCDIEGKIQIIYIVSSAKLTDFSVMKCKNSITVPGKTNSLKNNSGVAKSVLDDGFEVRWNGVGDDTCHNCIKHGGRCGYKRAENAVMCLSKDPKGKWNWKMKLTAGVISSVLATLVILASIYIYRRRSNNSHVESYIQSPSISLQPSKRISKSKNFGVEHFVFEDLDVATEYFSIDNRLGDGGSAEVFYGKLLDGRQVAVKRLFEYSINKEKQFLNEVEILARVVHPNLVLLYGCTSLISREAMIVYEYVSNGSLYDHLHGNKATSEKLPWNIRMRIAVETADALNYLHASNIVHRDIKSSNILLNAECHVKVADFGLSRIFPIDKSRVLTTPKGTSGYLDPEYNKTQELTYKSDVFSFGVVLIELITCLRAYDISRKKEDVVLYEMAMNKFQNQTLTDIMDHTLDFNSDSKENQMINGVAELAFRCLQISSHMRPTMEDVLQNLVNIQGVNEIQPEAASSSNPDGEIKLVNNASSSTKQKNASV encoded by the exons ATGAACAAATACTCTTCTCAGATATCATTAACTTTTTATTTCATCAACACTTTTCTTTTATTCCCCCTACTCTTGAGCCAATTCTATGGTACCGCAGATGAGATGTACACATCTTGTGAACCTTTTAACTGCGGTAATTTCGTTAATATAACTTATCCATTCTGGAACTATAACACCCAACCTAGCTATTGTGGACACCCTAAGTTTATGCTTGACTGCCAAGATGGAAGCTTGACTATGGAAATCAAATACCAAAAGTTTCACATCCTTCGTATAGATCAAGCCTCTCAAATTTTGAGGATTGCAAGGGAAGATATTTGGGATTTTATTTCAGGGGATATAGAGCTTTGTCCCAAACATTATACTAACGTGGATATAGATTTTCATTTCTTCAATTACACTTCCAACAATAAAATGTATATTATGTTGTACGAGTGTGGTCCTCTTCCAGATTCATACTATTCTCCCTCGAATCAAGATAATTTTGAAGTAACGTCTTGTGATATAGAAGGAAAAATTCAAATTATATACATAGTATCAAGTGCCAAATTGACTGATTTTAGTGTCATGAAGTGTAAGAATAGTATCACGGTTCCCGGAAAAACGAATTCTTTGAAAAACAATTCAGGAGTTGCAAAGAGTGTTTTAGATGACGGATTCGAAGTGAGATGGAATGGTGTGGGAGATGACACCTGTCATAATTGCATAAAACATGGAGGGAGATGTGGATACAAAAGGGCAGAAAATGCAGTTATGTGTCTCTCAAAGGATCCAAAAG GAAAATGGAATTGGAAAATGAAACTCACTGCTG GTGTTATTTCTTCTGTGTTGGCAACACTTGTTATCCTCGCATCCATATATATTTATAGGCGCCGCAGTAATAATAGTCATGTTGAGTCCTATATACAGTCTCCTAGCATCTCCTTGCAACCATCTAAACGGATTAGCAAAAGTAAAAACTTTGGAGTCGAGCATTTCGTCTTTGAAGATCTTGATGTGGCCACAGAGTATTTCAGCATTGACAACAGACTAGGAGATGGAGGCAGTGCAGAAGTATTTTATG GAAAACTACTAGATGGGCGTCAAGTGGCGGTGAAAAGACTTTTTGAATACAGCATAAATAAAGAGAAACAATTTCTCAACGAAGTAGAAATACTAGCCAGGGTTGTGCATCCCAATCTCGTGTTGTTATATGGTTGCACATCACTAATAAGCCGTGAAGCTATGATTGTCTACGAGTATGTTTCTAATGGAAGTTTGTATGATCATCTTCATGGTAACAAAGCAACATCTGAGAAACTTCCTTGGAATATTAGGATGAGGATTGCTGTGGAGACTGCAGATGCATTGAATTATCTTCATGCTTCTAATATCGTCCACAGAGATATTAAATCGAGTAATATTCTTTTAAATGCCGAATGTCATGTCAAAGTAGCAGATTTTGGACTCTCCCGCATCTTTCCAATTGATAAAAGTCGTGTTTTAACAACTCCAAAAGGGACTTCAGGCTATTTAGATCCCGAGTACAATAAAACTCAGGAGCTTACTTATAAAAGTGATGTCTTTAGTTTTGGAGTGGTGCTGATAGAGCTAATAACATGTTTGCGTGCTTATGATATCAGCAGAAAGAAGGAGGATGTGGTTCTGTACGAAATGGCTATGAACAAATTTCAAAATCAAACTTTGACTGACATTATGGATCATACCCTCGATTTTAATTCAGATTCCAAAGAAAATCAAATGATTAATGGTGTTGCCGAGTTAGCATTTCGGTGTCTTCAAATTTCTAGTCATATGAGACCAACTATGGAAGATGTGCTCCAAAACTTAGTGAATATTCAAGGTGTGAATGAGATCCAACCCGAAGCAGCTAGTAGTTCTAACCCTGATGGTGAAATAAAGTTAGTTAATAATGCTAGTAGTTCTACAAAGCAGAAAAACGCTAGTGTTTAG